In a genomic window of Columba livia isolate bColLiv1 breed racing homer chromosome 4, bColLiv1.pat.W.v2, whole genome shotgun sequence:
- the LOC102088273 gene encoding protein preY, mitochondrial isoform X1: MLRCGTAVLRRAASGGGGHGQGQGSSLAQPLEPSLLRFLVCPLSKRPLRYEEATNELINEELGIVYPIIDGIPNMIPEAARTTQKKPPAEGSKESEQ; the protein is encoded by the exons ATGCTGCGCTGCGGGACGGCGGTGCTGCGGAGGGCGGCGAGCGGTGGCGGCGGGCACGGCCAGGGCCAGGGCTCCAGCTTAGCGCAGCCGCTGGAGCCGTCGCTGCTGCGGTTCCTGGTGTGCCCGCTCTCCAAGCGGCCGCTGAG GTACGAAGAAGCTACCAACGAGCTCATTAACGAGGAGCTGGGCATCGTGTACCCCATCATCGACGGCATCCCCAACATGATCCCCGAGGCTGCCAGGACGACTCAGAAGAAGCCGCCAGCCGAGGGCTCGAAGGAGTCAGAGCAGTGA
- the LOC102090498 gene encoding E3 ISG15--protein ligase HERC5 isoform X1 has product MPAGRRRRRQQQQRQEQQQQQEQQQQRQQEQQQQRQQDGRRDRANGSPPSTGEHTQLQGNQEVRCSNHDETHTLVLSSDGMLSEQWATASAHCSKTRLVKELEDHHIVQIACGDQHAMALSRGGELFTWGQNAHGQLGVSSQNALIPKPQLVERLKGIPLAQIAAGGAHNVAVSLSGAVYSWGKNDFGQLGLGHTRDRGCPSYIKALEHWKTVFVSCGADHTAVLSKEGLVCTFGAGGSGQLGHNSTRNELVPRLVAELWGARVSQIACGRQHTLVYVPSLDTVFSFGSDEEGQLGDKRKPNQLIPLPIDSPVNTGKSHQENNTSQKVIEITAGGNQSIVLCKKNNNSCLNGIATLQDENVDAWISSSSTRDWESVKKNIGLIFSSEACINGSFLAKRDKHFKTSTEVSGVDMAEVQHFYEKVSKVPKVFGEVLKGILKLQSSLSSSPISPENFRVYLILPFLLQGEFNTSCALRRVAQTITKLQPHSLRTLECLWSNLETSFFKQLVILYQRVSQMILSGFLENVRRSRQSLYHLDPRQIVTLQMLQILYQVNSRTGTRVKENTFYVPEVKKIIYMCHFVDIRGTALWMLSRYPCIFDIQGKILVHFTECNTQASHSSGIPLIVAAKKLWWFPVKRQCLLQDIWTHLNKASTQQFKNLLQVSFEGEPGADDGGLGRELFSVAARTLCQPDTGPFHHLPSGLLWFPSQQARSSQHTFFQIGTLCGMALYNGYTVPFPFPRALYKKLLGLEPDLGDLEELLPAAGRSLQRILDEECDQVLESLDMDFTIMEEGGSMVPVELKENGANIPVTKDNRKEFVDLYVNYVLNKSIQKPFEDFMQGFLRGCPAKQWKIFLPVELQIVIQGHTEFDWNLLEKNVKYVHYKQLDQTIGNFWAVFHKLPEEKKKMFLAFLSGSDRIPACELEHFCFYIIDPQAENPDECYLVANTCRRILFLPRYSNKRILKKKLLCTIEHSENFGLR; this is encoded by the exons ATGCCGGCGggacggcggcggcggcggcagcaacagcagcggcaggagcaacagcagcaacaggagcaacagcagcagcggcaacaggagcaacagcagcagcggcagcaggaCGGGCGACGGGACCGGGCGAACGGCTCTCCGCCGAGTACGGGAG AGCACACGCAGTTGCAGGGGAATCAGGAGGTGCGATGCTCAAACCATGATGAAACACATACACTCGTTCTCTCCTCTGATGGGATGCTTTCTGAGCAGTGGGCTACTGCTTCAGCTCACTGCTCTAAGACAAG GCTGGTGAAAGAACTAGAAGACCATCATATTGTTCAAATAGCATGTGGGGACCAGCATGCCATGGCACTCTCCAGAG GAGGTGAGCTCTTCACCTGGGGCCAGAATGCCCATGGACAACTTGGAGTGAGCAGCCAAAATGCGCTCATCCCAAAGCCACAGCTGGTGGAAAGACTAAAGGGCATCCCACTCGCTCAAattgctgctggaggagctcACAACGTTGCTGTGTCACTCTCTGGAGCTGTGTACTCCTGGGGAAAGAATGATTTTGGACAGCTGGGACTCGGACACACAAGAG ACAGAGGCTGCCCATCCTACATAAAAGCATTAGAGCACTGGAAGACTGTATTTGTCTCATGtggagcagatcacacagcagTTCTCTCCAAG GAGGGGTTGGTGTGCACCTTTGGAGCAGGAGGGTCTGGCCAGCTTGGTCACAACTCCACTCGGAATGAACTTGTGCCTCGTCTGGTGGCTGAGCTGTGGGGAGCAAGAGTCTCTCAGATTGCCTGCGGCAG ACAGCACACCCTGGTCTATGTCCCCTCCTTGGACACAGTCTTTTCATTTGGTTCTGATGAAGAAGGACAGCTGGGAGATAAAAGAAAGCCTAATCAGTTGATACCACTTCCCATTGATTCACCAGTGAATACTGGAAAATCCCATCAGG aaaacaacacATCACAAAAGGTGATTGAAATTACTGCAGGAGGAAACCAAAGTATTGTCCTCTGCAAGAAGAACAAT AATTCCTGTTTGAATGGAATTGCCACTCTGCAGGATGAAAATGTGGATGCATGGATCTCTAGTTCCAGTACACGAGACTGGGAGAGTGTAAAAAA GAATATCGGATTGATCTTTTCATCTGAGGCCTGCATCAACGGAAGCTTCCTGGCAAAAAG agacaaacatttcaaaacttCCACAGAAGTCTCAGGTGTAGACATGGCAGAAGTGCAACATTTTTATGAGAAGGTCAGCAAGGTGCCAAAAGTCTTCGGGGAG gTGTTAAAGGGGATTTTGAAGTTACAGTCATCATTGTCTTCCTCTCCCATCTCACCTGAAAATTTCAGAGTCTACTTGAtcttgccttttcttctccagggaGAGTTTAACACCTCTTGTGCTCTCAGGCGGGTAGCACAAACCATCACAAAACTCCAGCCACACAGCCTGCGAACACTTG aatGCCTGTGGTCAAATCTAGAAACATCCTTTTTCAAGCAGCTGGTCATTCTATATCAGAGAGTCTCCCAGATGATCCTGTCTGGCTTTCTCGAGAATGTCAGACGTTCGCGACAAAGCCTCTACCACCTGGACCCACGTCAAATAGTGACCCTGCAAATGCTGCAGATTCTTTACCAG GTGAACTCCAGAACTGGTACcagagtaaaagaaaacaccttCTATGTGCCTGAAGTAAAAAAGATTATCTATATGTGTCATTTCGTTGATATAAGAGGA ACAGCCCTATGGATGCTGAGCAGGTATCCATGCATCTTTGACATACAAGGGAAGATCCTGGTTCATTTTACAGAATGCAACACTCAGGCCAGCCATTCGAGTGGT ATACCCTTAATAGTGGCGGCCAAGAAGCTGTGGTGGTTTCCAGTCAAAAGACAGTGTCTTCTGCAAGACATATGGACCCATTTAAATAAGGCATCAACCCAGCAGTTTAAGAATCTCTTACAG GTGTCGTTCGAGGGCGAGCCAGGAGCGGACGACGGTGGGCTGGGCCGGGAGCTCTTCAGCGTGGCCGCCAGGACCCTCTGCCAGCCCGACACTGGGCCGTTCCACCACCTCCCCTCCGGCCTGCTGTGGTTCCCCAGCCAG CAGGCCCGGAGCAGCCAGCACACCTTCTTCCAGATCGGGACGCTGTGCGGAATGGCGCTGTACAACGGGTACACGGtgcctttccccttccccagggctctctacaagaagctgctgggcCTGGAGCCCGACCTCGGCGACCTGGAGGAGCTGTTGCCAGCCGCAGGCCG GAGCCTTCAGAGAATTTTGGATGAAGAATGTGATCAAGTCCTTGAGAGCCTGGACATGGACTTCACG ATAATGGAAGAAGGAGGTTCCATGGTTCCTGTTGAACTTAAAGAAAATGGTGCCAACATTCCTGTCACTAAGGATAACag GAAAGAATTTGTTGACTTGTATGTGAACTATGTGCTCAATAAATCGATACAGAAGCCATTTGAGGACTTCATGCAAGGGTTTTTAAGAGGCTGCCCAGCTAAGCAGTGGAAGATATTTCTCCCTGTAGAACTCCAGATTGTTATCCAGGGACACACAGAATTTGACTGGAATCTGCTGGAAAAG AATGTGAAGTACGTACACTATAAACAGTTAGATCAAACCATTGGGAATTTTTGGGCTGTGTTTCATAAActcccagaagaaaaaaagaagatgttTCTTG ctttTTTGTCAGGGTCTGATCGAATCCCTGCCTGTGAACtggaacatttttgtttttatattataGATCCTCaagcagaaaatccagatgagtGCTATCTTGTTGCCAATACTTGCAGACGCATTTTGTTCCTCCCCAGATACAGCAATAAAAGAATACTCAAGAAAAAGTTGCTCTGTACCATAGAGCATAGTGAAAATTTTGGCTTGCGTTAA
- the LOC102088273 gene encoding phosphatidylinositol N-acetylglucosaminyltransferase subunit Y isoform X2 — translation MAGGGLLPSLPTLTVLIPLLSLAGLFYSASVDETFPQGCTSTNSLCFYSLLLPVTIPVYVFFHLWTWMGIKLFRHN, via the coding sequence ATGGCTGGAGGAGGcctgctcccctccctgcccaccctGACTGTGCTCATTCCCCTCCTGTCCCTAGCAGGCTTGTTTTACTCAGCCAGCGTTGATGAAACCTTCCCACAGGGCTGCACTAGCACCAACAGCTTGTGTTTCTACAGTCTCCTGCTCCCTGTTACAATACCGGTTTATGTGTTTTTCCACCTGTGGACCTGGATGGGGATTAAGCTTTTTAGGCACAACTAG
- the LOC102090498 gene encoding E3 ISG15--protein ligase HERC5 isoform X3 yields MPAGRRRRRQQQQRQEQQQQQEQQQQRQQEQQQQRQQDGRRDRANGSPPKHTQLQGNQEVRCSNHDETHTLVLSSDGMLSEQWATASAHCSKTRLVKELEDHHIVQIACGDQHAMALSRGGELFTWGQNAHGQLGVSSQNALIPKPQLVERLKGIPLAQIAAGGAHNVAVSLSGAVYSWGKNDFGQLGLGHTRDRGCPSYIKALEHWKTVFVSCGADHTAVLSKEGLVCTFGAGGSGQLGHNSTRNELVPRLVAELWGARVSQIACGRQHTLVYVPSLDTVFSFGSDEEGQLGDKRKPNQLIPLPIDSPVNTGKSHQENNTSQKVIEITAGGNQSIVLCKKNNNSCLNGIATLQDENVDAWISSSSTRDWESVKKNIGLIFSSEACINGSFLAKRDKHFKTSTEVSGVDMAEVQHFYEKVSKVPKVFGEVLKGILKLQSSLSSSPISPENFRVYLILPFLLQGEFNTSCALRRVAQTITKLQPHSLRTLECLWSNLETSFFKQLVILYQRVSQMILSGFLENVRRSRQSLYHLDPRQIVTLQMLQILYQVNSRTGTRVKENTFYVPEVKKIIYMCHFVDIRGTALWMLSRYPCIFDIQGKILVHFTECNTQASHSSGIPLIVAAKKLWWFPVKRQCLLQDIWTHLNKASTQQFKNLLQVSFEGEPGADDGGLGRELFSVAARTLCQPDTGPFHHLPSGLLWFPSQQARSSQHTFFQIGTLCGMALYNGYTVPFPFPRALYKKLLGLEPDLGDLEELLPAAGRSLQRILDEECDQVLESLDMDFTIMEEGGSMVPVELKENGANIPVTKDNRKEFVDLYVNYVLNKSIQKPFEDFMQGFLRGCPAKQWKIFLPVELQIVIQGHTEFDWNLLEKNVKYVHYKQLDQTIGNFWAVFHKLPEEKKKMFLAFLSGSDRIPACELEHFCFYIIDPQAENPDECYLVANTCRRILFLPRYSNKRILKKKLLCTIEHSENFGLR; encoded by the exons ATGCCGGCGggacggcggcggcggcggcagcaacagcagcggcaggagcaacagcagcaacaggagcaacagcagcagcggcaacaggagcaacagcagcagcggcagcaggaCGGGCGACGGGACCGGGCGAACGGCTCTCCGCCGA AGCACACGCAGTTGCAGGGGAATCAGGAGGTGCGATGCTCAAACCATGATGAAACACATACACTCGTTCTCTCCTCTGATGGGATGCTTTCTGAGCAGTGGGCTACTGCTTCAGCTCACTGCTCTAAGACAAG GCTGGTGAAAGAACTAGAAGACCATCATATTGTTCAAATAGCATGTGGGGACCAGCATGCCATGGCACTCTCCAGAG GAGGTGAGCTCTTCACCTGGGGCCAGAATGCCCATGGACAACTTGGAGTGAGCAGCCAAAATGCGCTCATCCCAAAGCCACAGCTGGTGGAAAGACTAAAGGGCATCCCACTCGCTCAAattgctgctggaggagctcACAACGTTGCTGTGTCACTCTCTGGAGCTGTGTACTCCTGGGGAAAGAATGATTTTGGACAGCTGGGACTCGGACACACAAGAG ACAGAGGCTGCCCATCCTACATAAAAGCATTAGAGCACTGGAAGACTGTATTTGTCTCATGtggagcagatcacacagcagTTCTCTCCAAG GAGGGGTTGGTGTGCACCTTTGGAGCAGGAGGGTCTGGCCAGCTTGGTCACAACTCCACTCGGAATGAACTTGTGCCTCGTCTGGTGGCTGAGCTGTGGGGAGCAAGAGTCTCTCAGATTGCCTGCGGCAG ACAGCACACCCTGGTCTATGTCCCCTCCTTGGACACAGTCTTTTCATTTGGTTCTGATGAAGAAGGACAGCTGGGAGATAAAAGAAAGCCTAATCAGTTGATACCACTTCCCATTGATTCACCAGTGAATACTGGAAAATCCCATCAGG aaaacaacacATCACAAAAGGTGATTGAAATTACTGCAGGAGGAAACCAAAGTATTGTCCTCTGCAAGAAGAACAAT AATTCCTGTTTGAATGGAATTGCCACTCTGCAGGATGAAAATGTGGATGCATGGATCTCTAGTTCCAGTACACGAGACTGGGAGAGTGTAAAAAA GAATATCGGATTGATCTTTTCATCTGAGGCCTGCATCAACGGAAGCTTCCTGGCAAAAAG agacaaacatttcaaaacttCCACAGAAGTCTCAGGTGTAGACATGGCAGAAGTGCAACATTTTTATGAGAAGGTCAGCAAGGTGCCAAAAGTCTTCGGGGAG gTGTTAAAGGGGATTTTGAAGTTACAGTCATCATTGTCTTCCTCTCCCATCTCACCTGAAAATTTCAGAGTCTACTTGAtcttgccttttcttctccagggaGAGTTTAACACCTCTTGTGCTCTCAGGCGGGTAGCACAAACCATCACAAAACTCCAGCCACACAGCCTGCGAACACTTG aatGCCTGTGGTCAAATCTAGAAACATCCTTTTTCAAGCAGCTGGTCATTCTATATCAGAGAGTCTCCCAGATGATCCTGTCTGGCTTTCTCGAGAATGTCAGACGTTCGCGACAAAGCCTCTACCACCTGGACCCACGTCAAATAGTGACCCTGCAAATGCTGCAGATTCTTTACCAG GTGAACTCCAGAACTGGTACcagagtaaaagaaaacaccttCTATGTGCCTGAAGTAAAAAAGATTATCTATATGTGTCATTTCGTTGATATAAGAGGA ACAGCCCTATGGATGCTGAGCAGGTATCCATGCATCTTTGACATACAAGGGAAGATCCTGGTTCATTTTACAGAATGCAACACTCAGGCCAGCCATTCGAGTGGT ATACCCTTAATAGTGGCGGCCAAGAAGCTGTGGTGGTTTCCAGTCAAAAGACAGTGTCTTCTGCAAGACATATGGACCCATTTAAATAAGGCATCAACCCAGCAGTTTAAGAATCTCTTACAG GTGTCGTTCGAGGGCGAGCCAGGAGCGGACGACGGTGGGCTGGGCCGGGAGCTCTTCAGCGTGGCCGCCAGGACCCTCTGCCAGCCCGACACTGGGCCGTTCCACCACCTCCCCTCCGGCCTGCTGTGGTTCCCCAGCCAG CAGGCCCGGAGCAGCCAGCACACCTTCTTCCAGATCGGGACGCTGTGCGGAATGGCGCTGTACAACGGGTACACGGtgcctttccccttccccagggctctctacaagaagctgctgggcCTGGAGCCCGACCTCGGCGACCTGGAGGAGCTGTTGCCAGCCGCAGGCCG GAGCCTTCAGAGAATTTTGGATGAAGAATGTGATCAAGTCCTTGAGAGCCTGGACATGGACTTCACG ATAATGGAAGAAGGAGGTTCCATGGTTCCTGTTGAACTTAAAGAAAATGGTGCCAACATTCCTGTCACTAAGGATAACag GAAAGAATTTGTTGACTTGTATGTGAACTATGTGCTCAATAAATCGATACAGAAGCCATTTGAGGACTTCATGCAAGGGTTTTTAAGAGGCTGCCCAGCTAAGCAGTGGAAGATATTTCTCCCTGTAGAACTCCAGATTGTTATCCAGGGACACACAGAATTTGACTGGAATCTGCTGGAAAAG AATGTGAAGTACGTACACTATAAACAGTTAGATCAAACCATTGGGAATTTTTGGGCTGTGTTTCATAAActcccagaagaaaaaaagaagatgttTCTTG ctttTTTGTCAGGGTCTGATCGAATCCCTGCCTGTGAACtggaacatttttgtttttatattataGATCCTCaagcagaaaatccagatgagtGCTATCTTGTTGCCAATACTTGCAGACGCATTTTGTTCCTCCCCAGATACAGCAATAAAAGAATACTCAAGAAAAAGTTGCTCTGTACCATAGAGCATAGTGAAAATTTTGGCTTGCGTTAA
- the LOC102090498 gene encoding E3 ISG15--protein ligase HERC5 isoform X2, translating into MPAGRRRRRQQQQRQEQQQQQEQQQQRQQEQQQQRQQDGRRDRANGSPPSTGEHTQLQGNQEVRCSNHDETHTLVLSSDGMLSEQWATASAHCSKTRLVKELEDHHIVQIACGDQHAMALSRGGELFTWGQNAHGQLGVSSQNALIPKPQLVERLKGIPLAQIAAGGAHNVAVSLSGAVYSWGKNDFGQLGLGHTRDRGCPSYIKALEHWKTVFVSCGADHTAVLSKEGLVCTFGAGGSGQLGHNSTRNELVPRLVAELWGARVSQIACGRQHTLVYVPSLDTVFSFGSDEEGQLGDKRKPNQLIPLPIDSPVNTGKSHQENNTSQKVIEITAGGNQSIVLCKKNNNSCLNGIATLQDENVDAWISSSSTRDWESVKKNIGLIFSSEACINGSFLAKRDKHFKTSTEVSGVDMAEVQHFYEKVSKVPKVFGEVLKGILKLQSSLSSSPISPENFRVYLILPFLLQGEFNTSCALRRVAQTITKLQPHSLRTLECLWSNLETSFFKQLVILYQRVSQMILSGFLENVRRSRQSLYHLDPRQIVTLQMLQILYQVNSRTGTRVKENTFYVPEVKKIIYMCHFVDIRGTALWMLSRYPCIFDIQGKILVHFTECNTQASHSSGIPLIVAAKKLWWFPVKRQCLLQDIWTHLNKASTQQFKNLLQVSFEGEPGADDGGLGRELFSVAARTLCQPDTGPFHHLPSGLLWFPSQARSSQHTFFQIGTLCGMALYNGYTVPFPFPRALYKKLLGLEPDLGDLEELLPAAGRSLQRILDEECDQVLESLDMDFTIMEEGGSMVPVELKENGANIPVTKDNRKEFVDLYVNYVLNKSIQKPFEDFMQGFLRGCPAKQWKIFLPVELQIVIQGHTEFDWNLLEKNVKYVHYKQLDQTIGNFWAVFHKLPEEKKKMFLAFLSGSDRIPACELEHFCFYIIDPQAENPDECYLVANTCRRILFLPRYSNKRILKKKLLCTIEHSENFGLR; encoded by the exons ATGCCGGCGggacggcggcggcggcggcagcaacagcagcggcaggagcaacagcagcaacaggagcaacagcagcagcggcaacaggagcaacagcagcagcggcagcaggaCGGGCGACGGGACCGGGCGAACGGCTCTCCGCCGAGTACGGGAG AGCACACGCAGTTGCAGGGGAATCAGGAGGTGCGATGCTCAAACCATGATGAAACACATACACTCGTTCTCTCCTCTGATGGGATGCTTTCTGAGCAGTGGGCTACTGCTTCAGCTCACTGCTCTAAGACAAG GCTGGTGAAAGAACTAGAAGACCATCATATTGTTCAAATAGCATGTGGGGACCAGCATGCCATGGCACTCTCCAGAG GAGGTGAGCTCTTCACCTGGGGCCAGAATGCCCATGGACAACTTGGAGTGAGCAGCCAAAATGCGCTCATCCCAAAGCCACAGCTGGTGGAAAGACTAAAGGGCATCCCACTCGCTCAAattgctgctggaggagctcACAACGTTGCTGTGTCACTCTCTGGAGCTGTGTACTCCTGGGGAAAGAATGATTTTGGACAGCTGGGACTCGGACACACAAGAG ACAGAGGCTGCCCATCCTACATAAAAGCATTAGAGCACTGGAAGACTGTATTTGTCTCATGtggagcagatcacacagcagTTCTCTCCAAG GAGGGGTTGGTGTGCACCTTTGGAGCAGGAGGGTCTGGCCAGCTTGGTCACAACTCCACTCGGAATGAACTTGTGCCTCGTCTGGTGGCTGAGCTGTGGGGAGCAAGAGTCTCTCAGATTGCCTGCGGCAG ACAGCACACCCTGGTCTATGTCCCCTCCTTGGACACAGTCTTTTCATTTGGTTCTGATGAAGAAGGACAGCTGGGAGATAAAAGAAAGCCTAATCAGTTGATACCACTTCCCATTGATTCACCAGTGAATACTGGAAAATCCCATCAGG aaaacaacacATCACAAAAGGTGATTGAAATTACTGCAGGAGGAAACCAAAGTATTGTCCTCTGCAAGAAGAACAAT AATTCCTGTTTGAATGGAATTGCCACTCTGCAGGATGAAAATGTGGATGCATGGATCTCTAGTTCCAGTACACGAGACTGGGAGAGTGTAAAAAA GAATATCGGATTGATCTTTTCATCTGAGGCCTGCATCAACGGAAGCTTCCTGGCAAAAAG agacaaacatttcaaaacttCCACAGAAGTCTCAGGTGTAGACATGGCAGAAGTGCAACATTTTTATGAGAAGGTCAGCAAGGTGCCAAAAGTCTTCGGGGAG gTGTTAAAGGGGATTTTGAAGTTACAGTCATCATTGTCTTCCTCTCCCATCTCACCTGAAAATTTCAGAGTCTACTTGAtcttgccttttcttctccagggaGAGTTTAACACCTCTTGTGCTCTCAGGCGGGTAGCACAAACCATCACAAAACTCCAGCCACACAGCCTGCGAACACTTG aatGCCTGTGGTCAAATCTAGAAACATCCTTTTTCAAGCAGCTGGTCATTCTATATCAGAGAGTCTCCCAGATGATCCTGTCTGGCTTTCTCGAGAATGTCAGACGTTCGCGACAAAGCCTCTACCACCTGGACCCACGTCAAATAGTGACCCTGCAAATGCTGCAGATTCTTTACCAG GTGAACTCCAGAACTGGTACcagagtaaaagaaaacaccttCTATGTGCCTGAAGTAAAAAAGATTATCTATATGTGTCATTTCGTTGATATAAGAGGA ACAGCCCTATGGATGCTGAGCAGGTATCCATGCATCTTTGACATACAAGGGAAGATCCTGGTTCATTTTACAGAATGCAACACTCAGGCCAGCCATTCGAGTGGT ATACCCTTAATAGTGGCGGCCAAGAAGCTGTGGTGGTTTCCAGTCAAAAGACAGTGTCTTCTGCAAGACATATGGACCCATTTAAATAAGGCATCAACCCAGCAGTTTAAGAATCTCTTACAG GTGTCGTTCGAGGGCGAGCCAGGAGCGGACGACGGTGGGCTGGGCCGGGAGCTCTTCAGCGTGGCCGCCAGGACCCTCTGCCAGCCCGACACTGGGCCGTTCCACCACCTCCCCTCCGGCCTGCTGTGGTTCCCCAGCCAG GCCCGGAGCAGCCAGCACACCTTCTTCCAGATCGGGACGCTGTGCGGAATGGCGCTGTACAACGGGTACACGGtgcctttccccttccccagggctctctacaagaagctgctgggcCTGGAGCCCGACCTCGGCGACCTGGAGGAGCTGTTGCCAGCCGCAGGCCG GAGCCTTCAGAGAATTTTGGATGAAGAATGTGATCAAGTCCTTGAGAGCCTGGACATGGACTTCACG ATAATGGAAGAAGGAGGTTCCATGGTTCCTGTTGAACTTAAAGAAAATGGTGCCAACATTCCTGTCACTAAGGATAACag GAAAGAATTTGTTGACTTGTATGTGAACTATGTGCTCAATAAATCGATACAGAAGCCATTTGAGGACTTCATGCAAGGGTTTTTAAGAGGCTGCCCAGCTAAGCAGTGGAAGATATTTCTCCCTGTAGAACTCCAGATTGTTATCCAGGGACACACAGAATTTGACTGGAATCTGCTGGAAAAG AATGTGAAGTACGTACACTATAAACAGTTAGATCAAACCATTGGGAATTTTTGGGCTGTGTTTCATAAActcccagaagaaaaaaagaagatgttTCTTG ctttTTTGTCAGGGTCTGATCGAATCCCTGCCTGTGAACtggaacatttttgtttttatattataGATCCTCaagcagaaaatccagatgagtGCTATCTTGTTGCCAATACTTGCAGACGCATTTTGTTCCTCCCCAGATACAGCAATAAAAGAATACTCAAGAAAAAGTTGCTCTGTACCATAGAGCATAGTGAAAATTTTGGCTTGCGTTAA